Below is a genomic region from Cloeon dipterum chromosome 2, ieCloDipt1.1, whole genome shotgun sequence.
ATCAGAATGAAATGAGTTTCAagttcaatataatttaattaaaaaaaggcgCATTCGATGAATTTTCAtgacaaatgaaaaatttgtgtttaaaaaaaagaatttaatgtttgaaatcagttaaaatttaaaaattcctccaTTTAGGTCTTGAAATAaggtttcattaatttcatgatTCATAGCAAAtccttgcaaaaaataataatgttttcttagttaaataataaaagaaatgcTGTGGTCAtgagcataaaataatttttcaattgttccGTGTCATTAACAATAAATATGGCATATAATAGAGATTTTTCCTATGGGCCCTATTGACTCTCACATTTTGACTTTATGCGTAAATTATAGTCAAAcctcaaaatgatttaaaagttcctacataaataaatgtataatttatcTATCTTAAGCATACgccaatttattataaatccTCTTCGATTTCCATTAGATAAATTATCTATTTCTGACAGTTGGTTTTTTCCTATCGggcgtgtttttttattttgagctgGAAAAACGACCGTCTCACCTGATTCCATAGACAATCGGGTTGTAGACAGCGTTTGCCTTAGCAAACACAGAGCCCCAGATGGTGAACAAGGGTGTAATGGTGACCATCTCGAAGATGCCGGCAAAGTTGATGATCAGGTATGGCGTCCACGCGCAGAACCACAGGGCAATGGTCATCAGAGCCACCTTCACTCACACACAGttcgtaaataaaaaaccaaagaGACTTCTAAATTTTCTGACCTTTGCCAGTTTGCACTCGGCGCTGGTGGCCTTGTCCTCGGACCTCAGGGAAGCGACGTTCATCTTCTTGGCCTGTTCCCTCATGTTCTTCTCGTGGGCTGCGACGGCCTGCACGATGAACCAGTAGGAGTAGACGATGATGAGCAGGGGAAGGAAGTAGCAAAAGATGGAGTAGACGAGCACGTAGCTCCGGCTGAGCCAGTCCTTGCTCAGGTAGTCGGTGCCGCACGCAGTCATGTTGCCCTCAGGAACGTATCTGACGGCAATAAGAAGAAGATTTTAAATGTATGTCACACTGAAAGAAGTAATTTTTGGaggtgattaattttttcatcgcaGTGTAGAAAAAACTCTAGGTTAGGGGTTTCAGCCAGCCGCGACAGCCGCCGGTAAAAAggtaaagaattaaaaaagtaaatagtCTTCCGGCCCATCgggccgttaagcactatcCAACTTCATGTTTGAAATAATCTCAGCCGTGCCAACCACCGATGAAAATGGCCAGtaggcaaaaaattcggctaggtcggtcccgccagccgccgccttaaatctcgcggctgacaatgagtgagaCCTCTACTCGAGACGAAAGTAACATGGCTATGCAACCCGCTTGACATGCATGATCACCTGAATGCatacctttttaatttgcaggcgtttgaaaaatttggtgGATTAGATTTTGAGaaagtatgaaaattaaattattgtctcACCTTCCCCATCCGAGGAACGGTGCCAATGTCCAGCCGAGTGAGAAAATCCAAATGAACAGAATTCTTAGCATGGTGCCTTTGATGGTCAGCGGTTTACCTGCAATGCCCTgcgtaatttaaaatgagtaaTGTTCATTAGATAAATTTCGGTTCGAACCTTGACAATGACGTTGTATCTGTCCAGGGCTATGAAGGTCATTGACCAAATTGAGGCGCATCCGAAGAGAGAGCCGGTCATGGCGTATACTTCACACAAAAGTGGCCCTTAAATGCAAataacattaataaaaattgattttaatttattgaaaaacagTCGTTTAAcgtattcatttttttctaagagAAAGCACTAACCCATGACCCATGTTTCGTAATAACAGTTGATAATCATGACCGGTGACATGCAAACCATCATAAGGAAGTCGGAGGCGGCGAGGTTGACGACGAACATATTTGAAGGCGTTCGAAGTTTGCGGGTGCATGAGAAGACGTAGATGACGACGCTGTTGCCCGTCCATGCGATTACGCCGAGTAGGCCGATCACAAAGCCGAGGATTCCGTGCCACAGAGGATTAAGTGGAGCGAACTGATACCTGAATTGGcgtgaaaaatcattaaaaataagagtttttttctgaattaaataatcacaTCGTTTTCTGcgataggaaaaaaattgaaatattgaaatatttttattaagtattaaataattgagaagACTTTTTAAAGTACGACGTAGAATTTTCTACCAAGTACAAACTCGTCATAAAAGATTCGTCAgaatttttgtgctttttttaagttaaataccAAAGGAAAACTTTCCCGTAATTTGCTGTTTTCGAGCCATGCGGACTTACCAAGAAGTTTTGCAGCccccaaaaagaaaattgaaattgccgaaataaagcttgattttatgacAGCTaacttagaaaaaattaaaactctaacATAAGCCGTTAAATTTCTGCATTCGATTTTCCCGAGCacttcaatttgtttattcctacTGTCATATagctacaaaatttaaatacattatcATATACTTTTCTGACATAAATATTAGGAAGCATCACGATCATTTCCAAAGGCATAAAAATcgtataataaataaaatcattaaatatataCCTCTCGGCGAGTAGCTAGActccaagaaaataatatgacaatttgaaatttcttaaaatttttactttcggcGTGGATTGAGCGAACCATAAATAACGAGAGCTATTTTCCTTTGGAAAATTGTCCCTTTTAACCAAACACTATCAAATTTTAGCGAGAAAAtagcatatatatatacatatatatatatatatatatatatatatatatatatatatatatatatatatatatttcggACTAATAGGTGGTGTATTCGCCCtgtaagaaatattaaatttgaattacgtACCAGTGAGAGTCAACGAGAAAGAGCATGTCGAGAGGCACACTGTCGACGACGGTGATGTTGTTGGCTCCTGTGTTCGGTGAGCCCCATCGCGGTGCGAACGCCATATTTCCTCTATCTTACGTGGAGAGCTCGTCCTTACCAAGCAAACGACTAGGTTGGACCCTGATGGTGTTCGCATCACCGGCCATCTGAGTTCTGGCGCTTTTATACCCGGCGCATCTCGTCAAAGGGGAtggccaaaaattaatatattcacTTGCTTGGCTTCGCAGACGCACAATCAAgttttacaaatcaaattaattttgagcttacagaataaaaaaatttatagattATTCTGACCTAGCTGGAATATTATACTGCTTGCTATGCGCTTATATGGATATATGTGTCAGTCGGCCGCCGACGCAACAAAGAATTATTGGCATGCAGATGAACTGGTTCGCGCCTTTTGTGTTTTCTCACGCAATTGCGTTTTGCGATAGTTTAGTCATCCGTTTAGTTAAGTGGATAGGTTTTCATGGTCTAGCAAATTAGTGCAATCAGCTATCGCACATAGCTTTGCTCTCCCACAGTCAAGCTTGAAATCAGAAGTCACGCACTCTTGAACACAACCGACCTGACCTCGTCGTTTTGCGAAATAATAACTAAGCTGTCAACCATGCGATGCCGCGTCACAAAATCTCCTCAAGCTATATAAATTGGCTGAAAGAATGTAAAAATACGTTATAAAAATTGCGGCACATGATAACTTAACgcagtttaaaattcacatttttgtttGGCGCGTCATTACTGCAATTCTTAAGTTTTTCACAATTCTACGACGGT
It encodes:
- the LOC135936323 gene encoding rhodopsin-like, encoding MAFAPRWGSPNTGANNITVVDSVPLDMLFLVDSHWYQFAPLNPLWHGILGFVIGLLGVIAWTGNSVVIYVFSCTRKLRTPSNMFVVNLAASDFLMMVCMSPVMIINCYYETWVMGPLLCEVYAMTGSLFGCASIWSMTFIALDRYNVIVKGIAGKPLTIKGTMLRILFIWIFSLGWTLAPFLGWGRYVPEGNMTACGTDYLSKDWLSRSYVLVYSIFCYFLPLLIIVYSYWFIVQAVAAHEKNMREQAKKMNVASLRSEDKATSAECKLAKVALMTIALWFCAWTPYLIINFAGIFEMVTITPLFTIWGSVFAKANAVYNPIVYGISHPRYRAALKEKIPCLVCGGVEHEGSDIKSQASITTEVDKPIA